In Hypanus sabinus isolate sHypSab1 chromosome 17, sHypSab1.hap1, whole genome shotgun sequence, the following proteins share a genomic window:
- the LOC132406634 gene encoding beta-4C adrenergic receptor yields MPEELSNCSWCCCAPLHRILVIAFMTILACAVIVGNAITVTVFLGTRHFRTPQGYLKVSLALADLMVGVLVVPFSAYTEIVWMVSGGAPPAWARGYSARGAGAFWQPCHLVGLVFAGCTFVSISTIFLLTVERSVAILKPLHKETVVTRRRTLATICCSWLAAFLLATAPLMFSDHFTLRYNECSRMCNYAFVAQAPKHSSWSILLLFPAFDFTLLGCTLVVNALSFSTIRRCSKQRKCLVETDNFRGPLRPSFSDIKAAKTIAILTFTFTASFSPIAAFVVGNVSGHSWCTFSFFAFWILAANSCCNFVIYSVRDQRFCKGVQQLFHKTLRALPDKTPNVQNFRLPAGLQPFTE; encoded by the exons atgccggaggagctcagtaaC TGCAGCTGGTGTTGTTGCGCTCCGCTCCACCGGATTCTGGTCATCGCCTTCATGACTATCCTGGCTTGCGCGGTGATTGTGGGCAACGCCATCACAGTGACCGTGTTCCTGGGGACGAGGCATTTCCGGACCCCGCAGGGGTACCTGAAAGTCTCCCTGGCCCTGGCTGACCTGATGGTTGGGGTGTTGGTCGTCCCCTTCTCCGCCTACACCGAGATCGTTTGGATGGTGAGCGGTGGGGCGCCGCCCGCCTGGGCCCGGGGCTACTCGGCCAGGGGAGCCGGGGCGTTCTGGCAGCCCTGTCACCTGGTCGGGCTGGTGTTCGCTGGCTGCACCTTTGTCTCCATCAGCACCATCTTCCTGCTGACGGTAGAGCGCAGCGTGGCCATCCTAAAGCCCCTGCACAAGGAAACCGTGGTGACCCGCAGGAGGACCCTGGCGACCATCTGCTGCTCTTGGCTGGCCGCCTTCCTGCTGGCCACGGCCCCCCTGATGTTCAGCGACCACTTCACCCTGAGGTACAACGAGTGCAGCCGTATGTGCAACTACGCGTTCGTGGCCCAGGCCCCGAAGCACTCCAGCTGGAGCATCCTGCTGCTCTTCCCCGCCTTTGACTTCACCCTCCTGGGCTGCACCTTGGTGGTCAACGCGCTGTCCTTCAGCACCATCCGCCGCTGCTCCAAGCAGCGCAAGTGCTTGGTCGAAACCGACAACTTCCGCGGGCCCCTGCGCCCGTCCTTCTCAGACATCAAAGCGGCAAAAACCATCGCCATCCTGACCTTCACCTTCACCGCATCCTTCAGTCCGATCGCCGCTTTCGTCGTGGGCAATGTCAGCGGCCATAGTTGGTGCACCTTTTCCTTCTTTGCTTTCTGGATCTTGGCCGCCAACAGCTGCTGTAATTTTGTCATCTACAGTGTCAGAGACCAAAGATTCTGCAAAGGGGTGCAGCAACTGTTCCACAAAACCCTGCGGGCGTTGCCGGACAAAACCCCGAACGTACAGAACTTCCGTTTGCCCGCAGGGCTACAGCCCTTTACTGAGTGA